From the Exiguobacterium aurantiacum genome, one window contains:
- a CDS encoding DUF1146 family protein, with protein MLNTVLSLFIYVVAIYVAWWALMPVKWDRLLNQVRSPQAAVLRVLVAVVFGSLIAQFFLEYIRLAQALAPLQ; from the coding sequence ATGCTGAACACCGTGTTATCGCTCTTCATTTACGTCGTAGCGATCTACGTCGCTTGGTGGGCACTCATGCCGGTCAAATGGGACCGCTTGCTCAATCAAGTGAGGAGTCCGCAAGCTGCTGTCTTGCGCGTCCTCGTGGCCGTCGTCTTCGGTTCACTGATCGCCCAGTTCTTTTTGGAGTATATCCGATTGGCCCAGGCGCTCGCACCATTACAGTAG
- the murA gene encoding UDP-N-acetylglucosamine 1-carboxyvinyltransferase, which translates to MKDLIVVRGGRKLSGTVRVEGAKNAVLKTLVATLLASEGKSVLQNVPRLADVYTINKVLRHLGAEVAFDEVNNEVTVDASGTIKDEAPLEYVRKMRASILVMGPLLARLGHARVAMPGGCSIGSRPIDLHLKGFEAMGAKTVIGNGFVEASVDGRLKGAKIYLDFPSVGATENIMMAAVLAEGTTVIENVAKEPEIVDLANFLNGMGAHVRGAGTETIRIEGVEKLHGAEHSIIPDRIEAGTFLVAGAITGGDIEVIGAEREHLRPLISKMEEMGVKFEDTSEGMRVIAPDVLKPVDVKTMPHPGFPTDIQAQMMALVLKAGGTSVITETVFENRFMHVEEFRRMNADIKIEGRSAIIKGGVRLQGAEVVSTDLRAGAALVLAGLIADEETRVGDLYHIDRGYVDFHKKLQALGADIERIEGTVEVAEEMVKN; encoded by the coding sequence ATGAAGGATTTGATTGTAGTCCGTGGAGGACGTAAATTGTCAGGTACTGTGCGTGTTGAAGGAGCTAAAAACGCCGTACTCAAAACATTGGTTGCCACTCTTTTAGCAAGCGAAGGAAAGTCGGTACTTCAAAACGTGCCACGCCTCGCTGATGTGTACACGATTAATAAAGTACTTCGCCACCTCGGTGCAGAGGTTGCGTTTGACGAAGTAAATAACGAAGTCACTGTCGATGCGTCGGGCACAATCAAAGACGAGGCGCCGCTTGAGTACGTCCGCAAGATGCGTGCTTCGATCCTTGTCATGGGTCCTCTCCTTGCTCGCCTCGGGCATGCGCGGGTCGCGATGCCGGGCGGATGCTCAATCGGTTCACGTCCGATTGACCTCCACTTAAAAGGTTTCGAGGCAATGGGCGCGAAGACGGTCATCGGCAATGGTTTCGTCGAAGCTTCGGTCGACGGTCGCTTGAAAGGTGCGAAGATCTACTTGGACTTCCCATCTGTCGGCGCGACAGAGAACATCATGATGGCGGCAGTCCTTGCTGAAGGGACGACAGTCATCGAGAACGTCGCCAAAGAACCTGAAATCGTCGACCTTGCCAACTTCTTGAACGGCATGGGCGCACACGTCCGTGGTGCCGGTACAGAAACGATTCGAATCGAAGGCGTGGAGAAACTTCACGGCGCTGAGCATTCAATCATTCCTGACCGCATCGAAGCCGGTACGTTCCTCGTCGCTGGAGCGATCACAGGCGGCGACATCGAAGTCATCGGCGCTGAGCGCGAGCACCTTCGCCCGCTCATCTCGAAGATGGAAGAAATGGGCGTCAAGTTCGAGGACACTTCGGAAGGCATGCGTGTCATCGCACCGGATGTATTAAAGCCGGTCGACGTGAAGACGATGCCACACCCAGGTTTCCCGACAGACATCCAAGCTCAAATGATGGCGCTCGTCTTGAAAGCCGGCGGCACATCGGTCATCACGGAAACGGTGTTTGAGAACCGCTTCATGCACGTGGAAGAATTCCGCCGCATGAACGCAGACATTAAAATCGAAGGACGTTCAGCCATCATCAAAGGCGGCGTTCGCCTCCAAGGTGCTGAAGTCGTCTCGACTGACCTTCGTGCCGGTGCTGCGCTCGTCCTCGCTGGACTCATCGCGGACGAAGAGACACGCGTTGGTGATCTCTACCACATCGACCGTGGCTACGTCGACTTCCACAAGAAACTTCAAGCTCTCGGTGCTGACATCGAGCGCATCGAAGGTACTGTCGAAGTTGCCGAAGAAATGGTGAAGAACTAA
- a CDS encoding rod shape-determining protein, with protein MFSKDIGIDLGTANVVIHVKGRGIVLDEPSVVAIKRSTGKVLAVGTEAYEMVGRTPGDIVAIRPLRDGVIADFATTEEMLRHFVEKIQVRGFFGGIRMLICTPANVTPVEAKAIREAAEKAGAKEVFLAVEPKAAAVGSGMDIWKPVGHMIVDIGGGTTDVAILSMGDIVCGETIKIAGDRFDTDILRAIKDKHKLVIGERTAEQIKKEIATVFPGGRNETMDIRGRDMVRGLPRTVTITSEELREAMAESANEIVEATKRVLEQTPPELAADIIDRGIIMTGGGSLLHGIDQLVAERVGLPVMIAEEPTLSVAHGTGIMLEHLDRLK; from the coding sequence ATGTTTTCAAAAGATATCGGGATTGATTTAGGAACAGCAAACGTCGTCATCCACGTCAAAGGTCGAGGCATCGTCCTCGACGAGCCATCCGTCGTTGCCATCAAACGTTCGACAGGGAAAGTCCTCGCTGTCGGTACCGAAGCGTATGAGATGGTCGGACGTACACCAGGTGACATCGTCGCCATCCGTCCACTCCGTGACGGCGTCATCGCCGACTTCGCGACAACCGAAGAGATGCTTCGCCATTTCGTCGAGAAGATTCAGGTCCGCGGTTTCTTTGGCGGCATCCGTATGCTCATCTGTACGCCAGCGAACGTGACACCGGTCGAAGCGAAGGCCATCCGTGAGGCGGCCGAGAAAGCCGGTGCCAAAGAAGTCTTCCTCGCCGTAGAACCGAAAGCAGCAGCCGTCGGTTCGGGCATGGACATCTGGAAGCCGGTCGGCCATATGATCGTCGACATCGGTGGCGGGACGACAGACGTTGCCATCCTCTCGATGGGCGATATCGTCTGCGGCGAAACGATTAAAATCGCCGGGGACCGTTTCGATACGGACATCCTCCGCGCCATCAAGGACAAGCATAAGCTTGTCATCGGTGAGCGGACGGCCGAGCAAATCAAGAAAGAGATTGCGACGGTCTTCCCAGGCGGCCGTAACGAGACGATGGATATCCGCGGTCGTGACATGGTGCGTGGGCTTCCGCGTACGGTAACGATCACGTCGGAAGAACTCCGTGAAGCGATGGCCGAGTCGGCGAACGAGATCGTCGAAGCGACGAAGCGCGTCCTCGAACAGACGCCTCCGGAACTTGCGGCCGATATCATCGACCGCGGCATCATCATGACAGGTGGCGGCTCGCTCCTCCACGGCATCGATCAGCTCGTGGCCGAGCGTGTCGGATTGCCGGTCATGATCGCCGAAGAGCCGACGCTCAGCGTCGCGCACGGCACGGGCATCATGCTCGAGCACTTGGATCGTTTGAAGTAA
- a CDS encoding DUF4275 family protein gives MNPLIERLTSKGVEVTEIGGRGQEARQTWLTHFIRPKQPTRLSPYLWEDIVVGTDGCLVGTAADQAFERAAKWKALLFFQHSDDMLELDLTQAKPLARKDLIAATMDYADIYIVDPAYTWTYVIPHEADWGPYFLTKSGTKGDD, from the coding sequence ATGAATCCATTGATTGAGAGATTGACGTCGAAAGGGGTCGAGGTCACAGAGATTGGAGGCCGTGGCCAAGAAGCGCGTCAGACGTGGTTAACGCACTTCATACGACCTAAACAGCCGACACGACTTTCTCCTTATCTGTGGGAGGATATCGTGGTCGGGACTGACGGCTGTCTCGTCGGAACAGCCGCGGATCAAGCGTTCGAACGGGCCGCGAAGTGGAAAGCGCTGCTCTTCTTTCAGCATTCGGACGATATGCTCGAGCTCGATTTGACGCAAGCCAAACCACTTGCGAGGAAAGACTTGATTGCCGCAACGATGGACTATGCGGATATCTATATCGTCGATCCAGCTTACACATGGACGTATGTCATCCCACATGAAGCGGATTGGGGACCGTATTTTCTCACCAAATCAGGGACGAAAGGGGATGATTGA
- a CDS encoding SDR family oxidoreductase, giving the protein MTRPLTLITGVSRRQGIGAAIARKLAMAGHDLYLTHWSPFDGTDGVGADSEFIDGFVDELRASGTRIAHEPYDLSSGDVEGLLDRVEAALGTPSRLINNATYERHVSVDTFTTETLRRHYFVNNEGTLGLTFAFIERYKRAGHTDGRILFMVSGGADASNLAYIATKGMLIAITPALANGAGQYGISVNALDPGPTDSGWIDDALREQLVPLFPHGRVGTPEDTARYIAFLMGPDGAWVNGQHLHVDGGFVGR; this is encoded by the coding sequence ATGACACGACCACTCACACTCATTACCGGTGTCAGCCGGAGGCAAGGTATCGGGGCGGCGATTGCGCGAAAACTCGCTATGGCAGGCCACGACTTGTATCTCACGCACTGGAGCCCGTTTGACGGAACGGACGGCGTCGGGGCGGACTCTGAATTCATCGACGGCTTCGTCGACGAATTACGGGCCTCAGGGACCCGCATTGCCCATGAGCCGTACGATTTGTCGTCTGGAGACGTAGAAGGGTTGCTCGATCGCGTCGAAGCGGCGCTCGGTACTCCGAGCCGTCTCATCAACAATGCGACGTATGAGCGGCATGTGAGCGTCGACACGTTCACGACCGAGACGCTCCGTCGCCATTATTTCGTCAACAACGAAGGGACGCTTGGCCTGACGTTCGCCTTCATCGAACGTTATAAACGGGCGGGGCATACGGACGGACGCATTCTATTCATGGTGTCCGGGGGCGCAGATGCATCCAATTTGGCCTATATCGCCACGAAAGGCATGTTGATTGCCATCACGCCGGCGCTCGCCAACGGGGCCGGGCAGTACGGAATCTCTGTGAACGCGCTCGATCCGGGTCCGACCGATTCGGGTTGGATTGATGACGCGCTCCGTGAGCAGCTCGTACCGCTATTCCCACATGGACGTGTCGGGACACCCGAGGACACGGCCCGCTATATCGCGTTCCTCATGGGGCCGGACGGAGCGTGGGTCAACGGGCAACATCTTCACGTCGACGGTGGCTTCGTCGGACGATAA
- a CDS encoding response regulator, translating into MRTILIEDEHHILRMMERLIQAEPNLKWMGSFQDPFQALEFLADQEVDLVFLDIEMPQMNGLDFAKRLPETTQVVFTTAHSQYAVDAFNLQATHYLLKPITEQMIHDLIPRVEKRYTETMSTEHHRTCTIQCLDHFSVKTQDGDLVKWPTQKTEELFAYLIFHRDKVVNKWLIAETLYPDIDEPQRALHNVYNLVYRLKKTLAEYDLSISVQTINNGYSLHLDDVCLCDYHDWLDAKHKPFPQADLNARLFVDKDYTWH; encoded by the coding sequence ATGCGCACGATTTTGATTGAAGATGAACATCATATTTTGAGGATGATGGAGCGCCTCATCCAAGCCGAACCGAACTTGAAATGGATGGGTTCGTTCCAAGACCCGTTCCAAGCGCTCGAATTTTTGGCCGACCAGGAAGTCGATCTCGTCTTCCTCGATATCGAGATGCCTCAGATGAACGGTCTCGATTTCGCCAAACGGCTTCCCGAGACGACTCAAGTCGTCTTCACCACGGCGCATAGCCAATACGCGGTCGATGCGTTCAACCTGCAGGCGACGCACTATCTGCTCAAGCCGATTACCGAACAGATGATTCACGACCTCATCCCCCGCGTCGAGAAACGATACACGGAGACCATGTCGACCGAACATCACCGGACGTGTACGATTCAATGTCTCGATCATTTCTCGGTCAAGACGCAAGACGGCGACCTCGTCAAATGGCCGACACAAAAGACCGAGGAACTGTTCGCCTACTTGATTTTCCATCGTGATAAAGTCGTCAACAAATGGCTGATCGCCGAGACGTTGTACCCGGACATCGACGAGCCGCAACGTGCGCTCCATAACGTCTATAACCTCGTCTATCGGTTGAAGAAGACGCTCGCCGAGTACGATTTGAGCATCTCGGTCCAGACGATCAATAACGGCTACTCGCTTCACTTGGACGACGTCTGTCTATGCGATTACCATGATTGGCTGGACGCGAAGCACAAACCGTTCCCACAAGCAGATTTGAACGCCCGTCTCTTCGTCGACAAAGACTACACGTGGCATTGA
- a CDS encoding sensor histidine kinase: MTPKSIGLVVLMILFAFAGGFALTRGQPIDDSVTVTQGTADLTDSRVTENIMRLDGTWRFQSSFLDRVDRESYRRVPHVTPHKMATYEADISLPPGQYALRVPRNHPHINLLIDGKTVSPVYASTDEDPRHAYLVLLDTHNPTFRLTIQTNETAELATGVSDSLLIGPTSNMMTYHNKYFSYEFVIILISLLIFSFYAIVWLFHRKEALYLYGAAFFFLVSVTLLTSDQMIVFELIPLMTYVFAHKLNLITALLSVSMLINFALKLERVPFRHFLKYVSYPFYALSLIALVLPFGAHAIFDQFAWLYVLFITFFWTGLNINWLFERKDDGYPFEFLVFTVALIIGYMGQLLNALIDHPNQELYTSVMSLIYFLLMFTLLPIHLSTDKRQKREVQTFANQSEISFFNAQIKPHFLYNTFGNVIALCYTAPTEAARMLGHLSTYVRFIFENGRTETDISLRQELEVIDSYLMIEQTRFNDAFTITKDIDESVLDASIPPLLLQPLVENAVQHGLMKQKGVKRLMLSVQSSDDAIDIRIADNGVGFDPTPHLRRSNGIGIPNVRNRIDFLPGATFKLNSEPGVGTHVHIRLPKRERMNPQHAHDFD, encoded by the coding sequence ATGACCCCTAAATCGATTGGACTGGTCGTATTGATGATTCTCTTCGCGTTCGCAGGCGGGTTCGCCTTGACGCGAGGACAACCTATCGACGACTCAGTCACCGTCACGCAAGGAACGGCCGACTTGACCGATTCTCGCGTGACCGAAAACATCATGCGTCTCGATGGGACATGGCGCTTTCAATCGAGTTTTCTCGATCGCGTCGATCGTGAATCCTATCGACGAGTCCCGCATGTGACGCCGCACAAAATGGCGACCTACGAGGCCGACATTAGCCTGCCACCTGGTCAATATGCGCTACGCGTCCCGCGCAACCATCCTCATATCAACCTTCTCATTGATGGAAAAACCGTCTCACCCGTCTACGCATCGACAGATGAAGACCCTCGGCATGCCTACCTCGTTCTCCTTGATACGCATAATCCGACGTTCCGCTTGACGATTCAGACAAACGAGACCGCTGAACTTGCGACCGGTGTTTCGGACAGCTTGCTCATCGGCCCAACCAGCAATATGATGACGTACCACAATAAGTATTTCAGTTATGAGTTTGTCATCATCCTCATTTCGCTACTCATTTTCTCGTTCTATGCAATCGTATGGCTGTTTCATCGCAAAGAAGCGCTGTATCTGTATGGGGCCGCCTTCTTTTTCCTTGTCAGTGTCACACTCCTGACGAGCGATCAAATGATTGTCTTTGAACTGATTCCACTGATGACTTACGTTTTTGCCCATAAATTAAACTTGATCACAGCGCTCTTGAGCGTTTCCATGCTCATCAACTTCGCGCTCAAACTCGAGCGCGTCCCGTTCCGCCACTTTTTGAAGTACGTCTCTTATCCATTTTACGCACTCAGTTTGATCGCGTTAGTACTGCCTTTCGGTGCCCATGCGATATTCGATCAATTCGCTTGGCTGTATGTCCTGTTCATCACGTTCTTTTGGACCGGGCTGAACATCAACTGGTTGTTCGAACGAAAAGATGACGGCTACCCGTTTGAATTTTTAGTGTTCACGGTAGCGCTCATTATCGGCTACATGGGGCAGCTCTTGAATGCGTTGATTGATCATCCGAATCAAGAACTGTATACGAGTGTCATGTCACTTATTTATTTCTTGCTCATGTTCACGTTGCTCCCGATTCACTTGTCGACCGACAAACGACAGAAACGTGAAGTGCAGACGTTTGCAAACCAAAGTGAGATCTCATTTTTCAACGCCCAAATCAAACCACATTTTCTATATAACACGTTTGGGAACGTGATCGCGCTCTGCTATACGGCACCGACCGAGGCGGCACGAATGCTTGGTCATTTGAGCACGTACGTCCGTTTCATCTTCGAGAACGGTCGCACGGAGACCGACATCTCGCTCAGACAGGAACTCGAGGTGATCGACTCATACTTGATGATTGAGCAGACCCGCTTTAACGACGCCTTCACCATTACAAAAGATATCGATGAATCCGTGCTCGATGCTTCAATCCCACCTCTCCTGTTACAGCCGCTCGTCGAGAACGCGGTCCAACATGGGCTGATGAAGCAAAAAGGTGTCAAACGACTCATGTTATCGGTCCAGTCTTCAGACGATGCCATCGATATCCGAATCGCCGATAACGGTGTCGGCTTCGACCCAACGCCTCATCTAAGACGGTCGAATGGAATCGGCATCCCGAACGTCAGAAACCGTATCGATTTTTTACCGGGTGCCACGTTCAAATTAAATTCTGAACCAGGGGTCGGTACGCATGTGCATATCCGACTCCCAAAACGAGAGAGGATGAATCCGCAACATGCGCACGATTTTGATTGA
- a CDS encoding sensor histidine kinase: MKRWIEQRISRQVLTVFYVLIALITLTSLGTYFYTQQAIRETTIELERISEQRSRATDLFETWQSMQYEMRGHVLLGDDALLGEVKRAQTRIDDQTSWFEQNSETNEETTFAEDARLLFTIYTTRVMPGLERYVVAKTNGEVDEPFLQMATVGQLMPKNATSTQTRFKLNSKSAADMSASIVDMESVFTDYRSELDFQETGLREELSEQLAKAQWIWLLILLGALFILFVSLQPYIVRLTKQLQALITNSERLAVDPHATLIPIKPLQNEVGQLSKSFTEMSSSLIHQHTELEKEREKTARILHMMRDAIVFVEVDTNQRFANEALFELYEQPFPFGDRQSLYPIDAFYEPFMDQIDDQDGLNRFTHRAKNCGIFDETFTYSMQGGRRIIRMYAEPIELQDERFGVMFVSRDITKEIEIDRLKTELVATVSHELRTPLTSILGFTELLEHRHVDEEKRKRYLSMIHSETTRLERLVSNLLDVQKMEAGKAEQDFKVESLFELLSDVLEIHAGSTELHAFHFDCDETLRVSGDPAQLRQVFSNILNNAIKYSPDGGNVAVNVSCEDDVIRIAIEDEGMGVAPADAERLFEKFYRVQNEQSRNIGGTGLGLAICKEIIESHGGTISVRSELGNGTTMMVELPIVA; encoded by the coding sequence ATGAAACGCTGGATCGAACAACGAATTAGCCGCCAAGTGCTCACCGTGTTTTACGTATTAATCGCTTTGATCACGTTGACGTCGCTCGGCACATACTTTTATACCCAACAGGCGATCCGCGAAACAACGATCGAGCTCGAGCGCATCAGTGAACAACGATCGCGGGCGACCGATTTGTTCGAGACATGGCAGTCGATGCAATATGAGATGCGCGGTCACGTCTTACTTGGAGATGACGCATTACTAGGGGAAGTCAAACGAGCCCAAACGCGGATTGACGACCAGACGAGCTGGTTCGAACAGAACTCCGAGACGAATGAAGAGACGACGTTCGCCGAAGATGCGCGTCTTTTGTTCACCATCTATACGACGCGCGTCATGCCCGGCCTCGAGCGCTATGTCGTTGCGAAAACGAATGGAGAGGTCGATGAACCGTTTTTACAGATGGCGACCGTCGGCCAGCTTATGCCGAAGAATGCGACTTCGACCCAGACCCGATTTAAATTGAATTCGAAAAGTGCGGCCGATATGAGCGCAAGCATCGTCGATATGGAGTCGGTGTTCACGGATTATCGCTCCGAACTTGATTTCCAAGAGACGGGATTGCGGGAGGAACTGTCGGAACAGCTCGCCAAAGCCCAATGGATATGGCTCCTCATCTTGCTTGGCGCCTTATTCATCCTATTCGTCAGCTTACAACCGTACATCGTGCGCTTGACGAAACAACTACAAGCGCTCATCACGAACAGTGAGCGGCTCGCGGTCGACCCGCACGCCACGCTCATTCCAATCAAGCCGCTCCAAAACGAGGTCGGTCAACTGTCGAAATCGTTCACGGAGATGTCGAGCTCATTGATTCATCAACATACTGAACTCGAGAAAGAGCGCGAGAAGACGGCTCGGATTCTCCATATGATGCGCGACGCGATCGTCTTTGTCGAGGTAGACACAAATCAACGCTTCGCCAATGAGGCGCTGTTCGAACTGTATGAGCAGCCGTTCCCGTTCGGGGACCGTCAGAGCCTATATCCGATTGACGCGTTTTATGAGCCGTTCATGGATCAAATCGATGATCAAGATGGTCTCAACCGGTTCACGCACCGGGCGAAGAACTGCGGAATCTTCGATGAGACGTTTACGTATTCGATGCAAGGGGGAAGACGTATCATACGGATGTACGCCGAACCGATTGAACTGCAGGACGAACGTTTCGGCGTGATGTTTGTGTCGCGGGACATTACGAAAGAGATTGAGATTGATCGCTTGAAGACGGAACTCGTCGCGACGGTCTCTCATGAACTTCGGACCCCGCTCACATCCATTCTCGGTTTTACCGAACTGCTTGAACATCGTCACGTCGACGAAGAGAAGCGAAAACGCTACTTGAGCATGATTCATAGCGAGACGACCCGGCTCGAGCGGCTCGTCAGCAACTTGCTCGATGTTCAGAAGATGGAGGCCGGTAAAGCGGAGCAAGACTTCAAAGTCGAGAGTTTGTTCGAACTGTTGTCGGACGTTCTTGAGATTCATGCTGGTTCGACTGAGTTGCACGCGTTCCATTTCGACTGTGATGAAACGCTTCGTGTCTCTGGAGATCCGGCGCAACTGCGTCAAGTGTTCTCGAACATCTTGAACAACGCCATTAAATATTCACCCGACGGCGGCAATGTCGCCGTCAACGTCTCGTGCGAGGACGATGTCATCCGGATCGCCATCGAAGACGAGGGTATGGGTGTGGCACCCGCAGATGCCGAACGACTGTTTGAGAAGTTCTACCGTGTTCAGAACGAGCAGAGCCGCAATATTGGAGGCACCGGCCTTGGGCTTGCCATCTGTAAAGAGATCATTGAATCACACGGCGGGACAATCAGCGTCCGTTCAGAACTTGGGAACGGGACGACGATGATGGTCGAACTCCCGATTGTCGCTTGA
- a CDS encoding flagellar hook-basal body protein gives MLRGLYTAAGAMNALQRQQEILSNNLGNVRTPGFKASNGVVRSFPEMLLAQVSHPGNAQSRVQGEVGTLSTGVYLQETMPRFSSGSISETGSPTDVYMKVPADFTGAAMFAVEQNGETLYTTNGRFAVDEERFLRSADGGYILSDAGERIQLPSSEFTLSGDGQITSLGENVATLGAVQVNDLATLEQVGNDYRVNGDAPPAANVQFQQGFIEEANVDLDRTMADLMTTYRQFEANQKVVQAYDKSAERAIEIARIR, from the coding sequence ATGTTACGCGGATTATATACAGCGGCGGGCGCGATGAACGCGCTCCAGCGCCAACAAGAGATTTTGAGCAATAACCTCGGTAACGTCCGGACACCAGGATTCAAGGCGTCGAACGGCGTCGTCCGCTCGTTCCCTGAAATGTTGCTCGCCCAAGTGAGCCACCCTGGGAATGCGCAATCACGCGTCCAAGGTGAGGTCGGCACGTTATCGACAGGTGTCTATCTTCAAGAGACGATGCCTCGGTTCTCGAGCGGGAGCATCTCGGAGACGGGCAGCCCGACCGACGTATATATGAAGGTGCCGGCTGATTTTACCGGTGCGGCCATGTTCGCCGTCGAACAGAATGGCGAGACGCTCTATACGACGAATGGACGGTTCGCGGTCGACGAGGAGCGCTTTTTGCGCTCGGCGGATGGCGGTTATATCCTCTCTGACGCAGGCGAGCGTATCCAGCTGCCATCAAGTGAGTTCACATTGTCAGGCGACGGACAAATCACGTCGCTCGGCGAGAATGTGGCGACACTCGGTGCCGTCCAAGTTAATGACTTAGCGACGCTTGAGCAAGTCGGGAACGATTACCGGGTCAACGGAGACGCACCGCCAGCAGCGAACGTCCAGTTTCAACAAGGATTCATCGAAGAGGCGAACGTCGACCTCGATCGGACGATGGCCGACTTGATGACGACGTACCGTCAGTTCGAGGCGAACCAAAAGGTCGTCCAAGCGTATGACAAGAGTGCCGAGCGGGCCATTGAAATCGCTCGGATTCGTTAA
- a CDS encoding flagellar hook-basal body protein: MQSIYNSVSSLTQLQRQLDVTGHNIANVDTAGYKREQTHFASLLSQAYDNQPRAELEVGRDTPNGIRIGVGGHVADISQQFNIGQIRKTDRGLDVFLKASRQFFAVETENGIGLTRSGNMQLSVGDTTTLVDVNGNALLGADGNPIVMPNEATAHRVRQDGMVVASVNGVEQEFGRLDIVEVRNTSALRPLGDNVYAADLGADIDRPLGNLLIEGTLESSNVDLTKEMTDMTITQRAYQMNSRALSMSDQMMGLVTSLR; encoded by the coding sequence ATGCAATCGATTTATAACTCGGTCTCGTCGCTCACCCAACTCCAACGTCAACTTGACGTGACGGGCCATAACATCGCAAACGTCGATACAGCCGGCTATAAGCGGGAACAGACCCACTTTGCCTCGCTCTTGTCGCAGGCGTACGACAATCAACCGCGAGCCGAGCTTGAAGTCGGACGTGACACCCCAAACGGGATTCGCATCGGCGTTGGCGGCCACGTCGCTGACATCAGTCAACAGTTCAATATCGGCCAAATCCGGAAGACGGACCGTGGCCTTGATGTGTTCTTGAAAGCGAGCCGCCAGTTCTTCGCCGTCGAGACAGAAAACGGTATCGGATTGACGCGAAGCGGGAACATGCAACTGTCGGTCGGTGACACGACGACGCTCGTCGATGTGAACGGAAACGCCCTCCTTGGTGCGGACGGAAATCCGATCGTCATGCCGAACGAGGCGACGGCGCACCGCGTCCGTCAAGACGGCATGGTCGTCGCCAGCGTGAACGGCGTCGAGCAAGAGTTCGGCCGTCTCGATATCGTCGAGGTACGTAACACGTCAGCGCTCCGTCCACTCGGCGACAACGTCTATGCCGCTGACTTGGGGGCGGATATCGATCGTCCACTCGGTAATCTGTTGATTGAAGGGACGCTCGAATCGTCGAACGTCGATTTGACGAAAGAGATGACCGACATGACAATCACGCAGCGCGCGTATCAGATGAACTCACGGGCGTTGTCGATGAGTGACCAGATGATGGGGCTCGTGACATCACTTCGTTAA